In Halapricum desulfuricans, a single window of DNA contains:
- a CDS encoding hemolysin family protein, which yields MVDLVVSSLQLVLALVLVVLNGFFVASEFAFVRVRATSVEQLAAEGRTGSATLQEVMDNLDDYLAATQLGITLASLGLGWVGEPAVAALIEPVLGPLLPAGLVHLVAFAIGFSIITFLHVVFGELAPKTIAISQAERLSLFLAPPMKLSYRLFAPGIVVFNGTANAFTQLLGVPPASESDETLEEREIRRVLARSGEAGHVAQSEVEMIESVFDLDDTTVREAMVPRPDVVTLSGDRSLSEIRATVLEAGHTRYPVVAAENHDQVTGYLDVKDVLGAGEAETTAAELSREIMVVPEMTSLRELLLQFQDEHRQMAAVVDEWGAFEGMVTIEDTVEAVVGDLRDDFDVETSEPVIRQDGPDAYDADGAVPLSTVNDVLGTDFEAAGYETLAGLVLDQLARAPEQGDTVSLDGFLAAVTAVDGSRIESVRLTRDETDRGPEVSNTDDRDDGAGDTDDRGRDIDEPSGDY from the coding sequence ATGGTAGATCTCGTTGTCTCGTCACTGCAGCTGGTGCTCGCGCTCGTGCTCGTGGTGTTGAACGGGTTTTTCGTCGCCTCGGAGTTCGCCTTCGTCAGGGTGCGCGCCACGTCGGTCGAGCAGCTCGCCGCGGAGGGACGGACGGGTTCGGCGACGCTACAGGAAGTAATGGACAACCTCGACGACTACCTGGCCGCGACCCAGCTCGGGATCACGCTCGCGTCGCTGGGTCTAGGGTGGGTCGGCGAACCCGCGGTCGCGGCACTCATCGAACCCGTCCTCGGGCCGTTGCTTCCCGCGGGGCTCGTCCACCTTGTCGCGTTCGCGATCGGCTTCAGCATCATCACGTTCCTGCACGTCGTCTTCGGCGAACTCGCCCCGAAGACGATCGCCATCTCACAGGCTGAACGGCTCTCGCTGTTTCTCGCGCCACCGATGAAACTCTCCTATCGGCTGTTCGCACCCGGGATCGTCGTGTTCAACGGGACCGCGAACGCGTTCACCCAGTTGCTCGGCGTCCCGCCGGCCTCCGAGAGCGACGAGACGCTCGAGGAACGCGAGATCCGACGCGTCCTCGCCCGCTCCGGCGAAGCGGGTCACGTCGCCCAGTCCGAGGTCGAGATGATCGAGAGCGTCTTCGACCTCGACGATACGACTGTCCGAGAAGCGATGGTCCCCCGACCGGACGTCGTGACCCTCTCCGGCGACCGGAGCCTCTCCGAGATTCGCGCCACCGTTCTCGAGGCCGGTCACACCCGGTACCCCGTTGTCGCGGCGGAAAATCACGATCAGGTGACCGGCTATCTCGACGTGAAGGACGTGCTCGGCGCCGGCGAGGCGGAGACGACAGCCGCCGAACTCTCCCGCGAGATCATGGTCGTCCCGGAGATGACGTCACTCCGTGAGCTGTTGTTGCAGTTTCAGGACGAACACCGCCAGATGGCCGCTGTCGTCGACGAGTGGGGCGCGTTCGAGGGAATGGTCACCATCGAAGACACCGTCGAGGCCGTCGTGGGCGATCTCCGCGACGACTTCGATGTCGAAACCAGCGAACCGGTAATCCGCCAGGACGGCCCGGACGCCTACGACGCTGACGGGGCCGTCCCGCTTTCGACCGTCAACGATGTCCTGGGGACGGACTTCGAGGCTGCAGGCTACGAGACGCTCGCTGGGCTCGTGCTCGATCAGTTGGCACGCGCGCCCGAACAGGGGGACACTGTTTCGCTCGATGGATTTCTCGCAGCGGTGACGGCCGTCGACGGCTCCCGGATCGAGTCGGTACGACTCACCCGAGACGAGACGGACCGGGGCCCCGAGGTCAGCAATACCGACGACCGAGATGACGGTGCCGGCGACACCGACGACCGTGGCCGCGACATCGACGAACCGTCCGGTGATTACTAG
- a CDS encoding tRNA (guanine(26)-N(2))-dimethyltransferase has translation MRVTEGSVEIEVPEQPEAGIGDGVFYNPVQELNRDLTVAVLRAARERFEHAETYLDATAASGVRGVRAAAEGWDVTLCDRDEDAVELCRTNLDRNGLAGEVVNRNVNALMHERRFDVVDLDPFGTPIPFADAAVRSAIDLLAVTATDTAPLCGAHFESGVRSYSAVPRNTEYHREMGVRILLGALARTAARYDRAITPVTTHATKHYVRTYLALADGATVANRALDELGHVHHCQHCLWRTHERGLIADPPAECPNCGEHLQTAGPLWLGPVHDREFLERVGQHVDDGMGTAEEARELTERLAAELATPTHYDQHRLAKRWGEGAMAMDDFLERLRNAGHEASRTHYGGTTFKTDADVTGIDAAIHTD, from the coding sequence ATGCGCGTCACCGAGGGCAGCGTCGAGATCGAGGTCCCCGAACAACCCGAGGCGGGAATCGGCGACGGCGTCTTCTACAACCCCGTCCAGGAGTTGAACCGCGATCTGACGGTGGCGGTCCTGCGGGCCGCCCGCGAGCGCTTCGAACACGCCGAGACGTACCTCGATGCGACCGCCGCGAGCGGCGTCCGGGGCGTGCGAGCGGCCGCCGAGGGCTGGGACGTGACGCTGTGTGACCGCGACGAGGACGCGGTCGAACTCTGCCGGACCAACCTCGATCGGAACGGGCTCGCCGGCGAGGTCGTCAACCGGAACGTCAACGCGCTCATGCATGAGCGACGCTTCGACGTCGTCGATCTGGATCCGTTCGGCACGCCGATCCCCTTCGCTGATGCCGCCGTCCGGAGCGCCATCGATCTGCTCGCGGTCACCGCGACCGACACCGCGCCGCTCTGTGGCGCACACTTCGAGAGCGGCGTCCGGTCCTACAGCGCGGTCCCGCGCAACACCGAATATCACCGGGAGATGGGCGTCCGGATCCTGCTGGGAGCGCTGGCCCGGACCGCCGCCCGATACGACCGGGCGATCACGCCGGTCACGACACACGCCACGAAACACTACGTCCGGACCTACCTCGCGCTGGCGGACGGCGCGACGGTCGCAAACCGGGCGCTCGACGAACTCGGGCACGTCCATCACTGCCAGCACTGCCTGTGGCGCACTCACGAACGCGGGCTGATCGCCGACCCGCCCGCGGAGTGTCCCAACTGTGGCGAGCACCTCCAGACCGCCGGTCCGCTGTGGCTCGGGCCGGTTCACGACCGCGAGTTCCTCGAGCGGGTCGGCCAGCACGTCGACGACGGGATGGGAACCGCCGAGGAGGCCCGTGAACTGACCGAGCGGCTGGCCGCCGAACTGGCGACGCCGACCCACTACGACCAGCACCGGCTCGCCAAGCGCTGGGGCGAGGGCGCGATGGCGATGGACGACTTCCTTGAGCGACTCCGGAACGCGGGCCACGAGGCGTCGCGCACCCACTACGGCGGGACGACATTCAAGACCGACGCCGACGTGACCGGGATCGACGCAGCGATCCACACGGATTGA
- a CDS encoding SDR family NAD(P)-dependent oxidoreductase, which translates to MDGINDKVAVVTGASTGIGHAAALRFAEEGASVVAADVNVEDGEATAEEIEEMGGEATFVETDVSDWDDVQAMVDTAVDTYGGLDFAFNNAGIEGENEALGDQPLENWEQVIDVNLKGVFQSMKAEIPVMLDGGGGSIVNVSSIAGEVGFPQISPYVASKHGTIGLTKTAALEYSGEGIRVNVIAPGVIETPMVEASAEENETTQQAIAATPLGRLGKPEEIGDAAVWLCSDDATFVTGETFVIDGGYTSQ; encoded by the coding sequence ATGGATGGCATCAACGACAAAGTTGCAGTCGTTACCGGAGCGAGCACAGGTATTGGACACGCAGCAGCGTTGCGTTTCGCCGAAGAAGGGGCGAGTGTAGTCGCCGCGGACGTCAACGTGGAGGATGGCGAGGCAACTGCCGAAGAAATCGAAGAGATGGGCGGGGAGGCAACATTCGTCGAGACAGACGTCAGTGACTGGGACGACGTCCAGGCGATGGTAGACACAGCAGTTGACACATACGGCGGATTGGATTTCGCGTTCAACAACGCCGGTATCGAAGGGGAAAACGAGGCACTCGGCGACCAGCCCCTTGAGAACTGGGAACAGGTAATCGACGTCAATCTGAAAGGGGTGTTCCAGTCGATGAAGGCGGAGATCCCGGTGATGCTCGATGGTGGCGGCGGATCGATCGTAAACGTCTCTTCGATCGCGGGCGAGGTCGGGTTCCCGCAGATCAGCCCGTACGTCGCCAGCAAGCACGGCACGATCGGATTGACAAAGACCGCGGCACTGGAGTACAGTGGCGAGGGGATCCGGGTCAACGTCATTGCGCCGGGCGTCATCGAGACGCCGATGGTCGAAGCGTCCGCTGAGGAAAACGAGACCACACAGCAGGCAATCGCTGCGACACCGCTGGGCCGACTCGGGAAACCCGAAGAGATCGGTGACGCCGCGGTGTGGCTCTGTTCGGATGACGCCACGTTCGTCACCGGCGAGACATTTGTGATTGACGGCGGATACACCAGTCAGTGA
- a CDS encoding ORC1-type DNA replication protein: MSDDPEEGMLSWDESVFRDEHVFEIDYVPETFRHRDSQMESLKYALRPAVRGSRPLNVIARGPPGTGKTTAVQKLFSELRARTDVNVARVNCQVDSTRYSVFSRLFEHVFEYEPPASGISFKKLFGQITDKLVEDDEVLAVALDDVNYLFYEGEASETLYSLLRAHEAHSGAKIGVIVISSDLDLDVIEELDSRVQSVFRPEEVYFNKYGEREIVDILRERVDRGFHEDAVGPTVLDRVAGLTAAQGGDLRVGIDLLRRAGMHAEMRASRTVELEDVEAAYDKSKYVHLSRHLRGLSDSEQMLVEVLAEEGGGRAGDIYEAFHDRSELGYTRYSEIINKLDQLDIIDTEYTTVDGRGRSRELTLNYDADAVLERLE, from the coding sequence ATGAGCGACGACCCCGAGGAGGGGATGTTGTCCTGGGACGAGTCGGTGTTCCGCGACGAGCACGTCTTCGAGATCGACTACGTCCCCGAAACCTTTCGCCATCGTGACAGCCAGATGGAGAGCCTGAAGTACGCGCTCCGACCGGCTGTCCGGGGATCGCGGCCGCTGAACGTGATCGCGCGCGGTCCGCCCGGGACCGGCAAGACGACCGCGGTCCAGAAGCTGTTCTCGGAGTTGCGCGCCCGGACGGACGTCAACGTCGCTCGCGTCAACTGTCAGGTCGATTCGACCCGCTATTCGGTGTTCTCGCGGCTGTTCGAGCACGTCTTCGAGTACGAACCGCCGGCAAGCGGCATCTCGTTCAAGAAGCTGTTCGGGCAGATCACCGACAAACTCGTCGAGGACGACGAGGTCCTCGCGGTGGCGCTGGACGACGTGAACTATCTCTTTTACGAGGGCGAGGCCAGCGAGACGCTGTACTCGCTGTTGCGCGCCCACGAGGCACACAGCGGCGCGAAGATCGGCGTCATCGTCATCTCCTCGGACCTGGATCTGGACGTGATCGAGGAACTGGACAGCCGCGTCCAGAGCGTTTTCCGCCCGGAAGAGGTCTATTTCAACAAGTACGGCGAGCGCGAGATCGTCGACATCCTGCGGGAGCGGGTCGATCGCGGCTTTCACGAGGACGCCGTCGGCCCGACGGTGCTCGACCGCGTCGCGGGCCTGACCGCAGCGCAGGGCGGCGACCTGCGCGTCGGTATCGATCTCTTGCGGCGGGCGGGCATGCACGCCGAAATGCGTGCCAGTCGGACTGTCGAACTCGAGGACGTCGAGGCGGCCTACGACAAGTCCAAGTACGTACACCTCTCCCGGCATCTCCGGGGACTGTCTGACTCCGAACAGATGCTGGTCGAGGTACTGGCCGAAGAGGGCGGTGGCCGCGCGGGCGACATCTACGAGGCGTTTCACGACCGCTCGGAGCTGGGCTATACCCGCTATTCGGAGATCATCAACAAGCTCGACCAGCTGGACATCATCGACACCGAGTACACCACTGTCGACGGCCGCGGCCGCTCGCGGGAACTGACGCTGAACTACGACGCCGACGCCGTCCTCGAGCGACTGGAGTGA
- the dapB gene encoding 4-hydroxy-tetrahydrodipicolinate reductase, which yields MISLGVTGAAGRMGEAVVETAADRDDVEVVFGVDTADVEDVLGVPVEDPDAFETVLETHEPDAVIDFTVPRAATTFATACAAAGVPFVTGTTGHDDLQFETVAAASERTPVLKATNFARGIQALLRSVSAAVEALPGYDIELTETHHNGKRDAPSGTANTILEAIRDAGDEDFREVYGREGIQPREDGEIGVHVRRAGDIRGEHEVVLAGNDEVLSLSHRAEDRGVFAAGAIDAAVWLADQDPGWYEFDDMIDG from the coding sequence ATGATCTCGCTCGGCGTCACCGGCGCGGCCGGGCGGATGGGCGAGGCCGTCGTCGAGACCGCTGCCGATCGCGACGACGTCGAGGTCGTCTTCGGCGTCGATACCGCCGACGTCGAGGACGTGCTGGGCGTCCCGGTCGAGGACCCGGACGCCTTCGAGACGGTGCTCGAAACCCACGAGCCGGACGCGGTGATCGACTTCACCGTCCCCAGAGCGGCGACGACGTTCGCGACCGCCTGTGCGGCGGCGGGCGTGCCGTTTGTGACCGGGACGACCGGCCACGACGACCTGCAGTTCGAGACGGTCGCGGCCGCCAGCGAACGCACGCCGGTCCTGAAGGCGACGAACTTCGCCCGCGGGATCCAGGCGCTGCTGCGGTCGGTCTCGGCGGCGGTCGAGGCGCTGCCGGGCTACGACATCGAACTCACCGAGACCCATCACAACGGCAAGCGCGACGCCCCCAGCGGGACCGCGAACACGATCCTCGAGGCGATCCGGGACGCCGGCGACGAGGACTTCCGGGAAGTCTACGGTCGCGAGGGGATCCAGCCCCGCGAGGACGGCGAAATCGGCGTCCACGTCCGCCGCGCCGGCGACATCCGGGGCGAACACGAGGTCGTGCTCGCCGGCAACGACGAGGTCCTCAGCCTCTCTCATCGGGCGGAGGACCGCGGCGTCTTCGCGGCGGGCGCGATCGACGCCGCCGTCTGGCTGGCCGATCAGGATCCCGGCTGGTACGAGTTCGATGATATGATCGACGGGTAA
- the dapA gene encoding 4-hydroxy-tetrahydrodipicolinate synthase, with protein MTTQLFEGVYPAMVTPFETDGRIDFEQLRADARRLEAAGVDGLVPVGSTGESATLSHDEHVEVVEAVVDAVEDVPVIAGTGSNNTREALELSRRAADAGADALLLISPYYNKPEQDGLLEHYRTLADEVDLPQIVYNVPSRTGRNVDPDTAVELASHPNIAGFKAASGDVGQISEIIERTRDEAFAVLSGDDGMTLPLLSIGADGCISVVANVEPERTCAMVGSALAGDYERARRLHHELGPLTRQLFVETNPIPIKEAMHIRGHGTPHIRSPLTRLSEPHRETLEAELRRLAEADLKDRGGAR; from the coding sequence CACAGCTCTTCGAGGGCGTCTACCCCGCGATGGTGACGCCCTTCGAGACGGACGGACGCATCGACTTCGAACAGCTCCGGGCGGACGCCCGGCGACTGGAAGCGGCGGGCGTCGACGGGCTCGTCCCCGTCGGCTCGACCGGCGAGTCGGCGACGCTCAGCCACGACGAACACGTCGAGGTCGTCGAGGCGGTCGTCGACGCCGTCGAGGATGTCCCCGTGATCGCCGGCACCGGATCGAACAACACCCGAGAGGCGCTGGAGCTCTCCCGGCGGGCCGCCGACGCGGGAGCCGATGCCCTGCTGCTCATCTCGCCGTACTACAACAAGCCCGAACAGGACGGACTGCTCGAGCACTACCGGACGCTGGCCGACGAGGTGGATCTCCCCCAGATCGTCTACAACGTCCCCTCGCGGACCGGCCGCAACGTCGACCCCGACACGGCGGTCGAACTGGCGAGCCATCCGAATATCGCGGGCTTCAAGGCCGCGAGCGGCGACGTCGGACAGATCAGCGAGATCATCGAGCGCACCCGCGACGAGGCGTTCGCGGTGCTGTCGGGCGACGACGGCATGACGCTGCCGCTGTTGTCGATCGGGGCCGACGGCTGCATCTCCGTGGTCGCCAACGTCGAACCCGAGCGGACCTGCGCGATGGTCGGCTCGGCGCTGGCCGGCGACTACGAGCGCGCGCGACGCCTGCATCACGAACTCGGGCCGCTGACCCGACAGCTCTTCGTCGAGACGAACCCGATCCCGATCAAGGAAGCGATGCACATCCGCGGGCACGGCACGCCACATATCCGGTCGCCGCTGACGCGCCTCTCCGAGCCCCATCGCGAGACGCTGGAAGCCGAACTCCGTCGACTGGCCGAGGCCGACCTCAAGGACAGGGGAGGTGCACGATGA